From the genome of Streptomyces sp. NBC_00659, one region includes:
- a CDS encoding DUF58 domain-containing protein yields MTQASTEHTAEGDKGGLRTALAGLTTRGRSFLAAGVAAMICAYVLGQNDLRRVGLLLAIVPLLCAAVLYRTRYRVAGSRRLSPGRVSAGSEARVHLRMDNISRLPTGLLMLQDKVPYVLGPRPRFVLDRVEAGGRREVSYRVRSDLRGRYPLGPLQLRLTDAFGMCELTRDFSAYDTLTVIPRVETLPSVRLTGDAKGYGDGRQSSLTLAGEDDIIPRGYRYGDDLRRVHWRLTARYGELMVRREEQPQRSRCTVLLDTRGIAFQGVGPDSAFEWAVSGTASTLLHMLERSFSVRLLTDTGSSVPGESADGFAGASQESADAAGMMMDTLAVVDHSDGTGLSRAYEVLRGGDEGLLIAFLGDLDEEQADVLGKMRQRSGGAIAFLLDSESWVREPAEAPGPPVERTDPLRMLREAGWTAVRVPRGVSLAELWREADRQRTHAASTGTTAGDGGV; encoded by the coding sequence ATGACGCAGGCGAGCACGGAGCACACCGCCGAGGGGGACAAGGGCGGGCTGCGCACCGCGCTCGCCGGGCTCACGACACGCGGTCGCTCGTTCCTGGCCGCCGGTGTGGCCGCCATGATCTGCGCGTACGTGCTGGGGCAGAACGATCTGCGCCGGGTCGGCCTGCTCCTCGCGATCGTGCCGCTGCTCTGCGCGGCCGTGCTGTACCGCACCCGCTACCGGGTCGCGGGCAGCCGCAGGCTCTCCCCCGGGCGCGTGTCCGCGGGCTCCGAAGCCCGCGTGCATCTGCGCATGGACAACATCTCGCGGCTGCCCACCGGCCTGTTGATGCTCCAGGACAAGGTTCCCTACGTCCTCGGTCCGCGCCCCCGCTTCGTGCTGGACCGGGTGGAGGCGGGCGGCCGCCGCGAGGTGTCCTACCGGGTCCGCTCGGACCTGCGCGGCCGCTATCCGCTCGGCCCGCTGCAACTGCGGCTGACCGACGCGTTCGGCATGTGCGAGCTGACCCGCGACTTCTCGGCGTACGACACCCTGACCGTCATACCGCGCGTGGAGACGCTGCCATCGGTGCGGCTGACCGGCGACGCGAAGGGGTACGGCGACGGGCGCCAGAGCTCGCTCACCCTGGCCGGCGAGGACGACATCATTCCGCGCGGGTACCGCTACGGCGACGACCTGCGCCGTGTGCACTGGCGGCTGACCGCCCGCTACGGCGAGCTGATGGTCCGCCGCGAGGAACAGCCCCAGCGCTCCCGCTGCACCGTGCTGCTGGACACCCGGGGCATCGCCTTCCAGGGCGTGGGACCCGACTCGGCCTTCGAATGGGCGGTCTCGGGAACGGCGTCCACGCTGCTGCACATGCTCGAACGGAGCTTCTCGGTACGCCTTCTGACGGACACCGGCAGTTCGGTGCCCGGCGAGAGCGCCGACGGGTTCGCGGGCGCGAGCCAGGAGTCGGCGGACGCGGCGGGGATGATGATGGACACGCTCGCCGTCGTCGACCACTCGGACGGCACGGGCCTGTCCCGGGCGTACGAAGTGCTGCGCGGCGGCGACGAAGGACTGCTGATCGCCTTTCTCGGCGATCTCGACGAGGAGCAGGCGGACGTGCTCGGCAAGATGCGCCAGCGCAGCGGCGGGGCCATCGCCTTTCTGCTGGACAGTGAGTCCTGGGTGCGGGAGCCGGCCGAGGCGCCCGGCCCGCCGGTCGAGCGCACGGACCCGCTGCGCATGCTGCGCGAGGCGGGCTGGACCGCCGTGAGGGTGCCGCGGGGGGTGTCGCTCGCCGAGCTGTGGCGCGAGGCGGACCGTCAGCGCACGCATGCGGCGTCGACGGGTACTACCGCGGGGGATGGTGGCGTATGA
- a CDS encoding transglutaminase family protein — MSGRARLALWAWAATVMTSSALLPLVSPETWIFQAAFLLALQTGVGALTRRVPLARPLTVAAQALATLMLLTLVFAREQALAGIVPGPEAFQHFSALLQAGTDDIGRYSIPAPLSDGIRLMVIGGVLVIGLVVDTLAVTYRSAAPAGLPLLALYSVAAGLNGGAGWLCFLLAAVGYLMLLLTESRDRLSQWGRVFGGAARAPGQESASGVVAPVRFGRRIGAVAVVVALFVPFVLPGLDGGLLGGAGRGIGNGPGGGTIAAVNPLVSLRDSLNVDEDRTVLTYRTDTADTQNLYLRIVSLDDFDGTAWKPAQRHIVDVPKTFPAPAGLDGQVKRAAIRTRIAAADWYAQDWLPMPYPASKVDIKGRWRYEPVGRTLVGDHGQNTRGVQYEVTSLMVAPTAQQLAGAPEASPAMRREYTQVPKSLPAVVAKTARKVTAGSANHYEQAVRLQDYFAVSGDFRYNTQVQAGSGSAAIANFLKEKEGFCVHFSFAMASMARTLGIPARVAVGFTSGTPQADGSMAVGLRDAHAWPELYFEGVGWTRFEPTPSRGSVPLYTQTNTPGAVESAAPNPTLSTSPAPSVEPAASESCSPQLRKLAACTEQSAATALGPADDDGPMTEILLLTLAGLLVLGMLLLPMLWRMRVRAVRLGGHGRTEADVAAYTLGAWSEVTDTAWDYGIGPTESQTPRMTAERIVGLGELDPEATAAVYRLAVAVELVLYAPHPRPPAGLANDARRVGKSFRTSASGPARLRALLLPRSAVRMIWMASAAWAALRTRLSARRQALFHRPSRQNG; from the coding sequence ATGAGCGGGCGGGCCCGATTGGCGCTGTGGGCGTGGGCGGCCACGGTGATGACGTCGAGCGCGCTGCTGCCGCTGGTGAGCCCGGAGACATGGATCTTCCAGGCGGCGTTCCTGCTGGCCTTGCAGACCGGCGTCGGGGCGCTGACCCGGCGGGTCCCGCTGGCCCGGCCGCTGACCGTGGCGGCGCAGGCGCTGGCGACGCTGATGCTGCTGACGCTGGTCTTCGCCCGGGAACAGGCCCTCGCCGGGATCGTCCCCGGGCCCGAGGCCTTCCAGCACTTCTCGGCGCTGCTCCAGGCGGGCACCGACGACATCGGCAGGTACTCGATCCCGGCTCCGCTGTCGGACGGGATCCGGCTGATGGTGATCGGCGGCGTCCTGGTGATCGGACTCGTGGTGGACACCCTCGCGGTGACCTACCGCAGCGCCGCGCCCGCCGGCCTTCCGCTGCTCGCCCTGTACTCGGTCGCCGCGGGCCTCAACGGCGGCGCGGGCTGGCTGTGCTTCCTGCTCGCGGCGGTCGGCTATCTGATGCTGCTGCTGACCGAGAGCCGGGACCGGCTCTCCCAGTGGGGCCGCGTCTTCGGCGGAGCGGCCCGGGCACCCGGCCAGGAGTCCGCGAGCGGTGTCGTCGCGCCCGTCCGCTTCGGGCGGCGGATCGGGGCGGTCGCCGTGGTCGTCGCGCTGTTCGTGCCGTTCGTGCTGCCCGGGCTCGACGGCGGTCTGCTGGGCGGCGCGGGCCGGGGCATCGGCAACGGCCCCGGGGGCGGCACGATCGCCGCGGTGAACCCGCTGGTCTCGCTCCGCGACAGCCTGAACGTGGACGAGGACCGCACGGTCCTGACGTACCGCACGGACACCGCGGACACACAGAACCTGTATCTGCGGATCGTCTCGCTGGACGACTTCGACGGCACCGCGTGGAAGCCGGCGCAGCGCCACATCGTGGACGTGCCGAAGACGTTCCCGGCGCCGGCCGGTCTGGACGGCCAGGTCAAGCGGGCGGCGATCCGCACCCGGATCGCCGCGGCCGACTGGTACGCGCAGGACTGGCTGCCGATGCCGTATCCGGCCAGCAAGGTGGACATCAAGGGCAGGTGGCGCTACGAACCCGTGGGGCGCACCCTCGTCGGCGACCACGGACAGAACACCCGTGGCGTGCAGTACGAGGTCACGAGCCTGATGGTGGCGCCGACGGCGCAGCAGCTGGCGGGCGCCCCGGAGGCCTCGCCCGCGATGAGGCGCGAGTACACCCAGGTTCCGAAGTCGCTGCCCGCGGTGGTGGCGAAAACGGCCCGCAAGGTCACCGCGGGCTCGGCCAACCACTACGAGCAGGCGGTCAGGCTCCAGGACTACTTCGCGGTCAGCGGCGACTTCCGGTACAACACCCAGGTGCAGGCTGGCAGCGGCTCCGCCGCGATCGCGAACTTCTTGAAGGAGAAGGAGGGTTTCTGCGTCCACTTCTCCTTCGCGATGGCCTCGATGGCGCGCACCCTCGGGATTCCGGCCCGCGTGGCGGTCGGCTTCACCTCGGGGACCCCGCAGGCGGACGGTTCGATGGCGGTGGGACTGCGGGACGCGCATGCCTGGCCCGAGCTGTACTTCGAGGGCGTGGGCTGGACCCGTTTCGAGCCGACCCCGAGCCGGGGTTCGGTGCCGTTGTACACCCAGACGAACACGCCGGGCGCGGTCGAGTCCGCGGCCCCGAATCCGACGCTCTCGACGTCCCCCGCACCCTCGGTCGAACCGGCGGCGAGCGAGAGCTGCTCGCCCCAGCTGCGGAAGCTGGCAGCCTGCACGGAACAGTCCGCGGCGACGGCGCTCGGCCCCGCGGACGACGACGGGCCCATGACGGAGATCCTCCTGCTGACGCTGGCCGGGCTCCTGGTCCTGGGAATGCTGCTGCTGCCCATGCTGTGGCGGATGCGGGTACGGGCGGTCCGGCTCGGCGGCCACGGCCGCACCGAGGCGGACGTGGCGGCGTACACGCTGGGGGCCTGGTCGGAGGTCACCGATACGGCGTGGGACTACGGGATCGGGCCGACGGAGTCGCAGACACCGAGGATGACGGCCGAGCGGATCGTCGGGCTCGGGGAACTGGATCCGGAGGCCACGGCGGCGGTGTACCGGCTGGCCGTGGCCGTGGAGCTGGTTCTCTACGCTCCGCACCCCCGGCCGCCGGCGGGCCTCGCGAACGACGCGCGCCGGGTCGGGAAGTCCTTCAGGACGTCCGCGAGCGGTCCCGCGCGCCTGCGTGCTCTTCTCCTCCCCCGTTCGGCCGTCCGGATGATCTGGATGGCCTCGGCCGCCTGGGCAGCTCTGAGAACCCGGCTGTCCGCCCGTCGGCAGGCCCTGTTCCACCGCCCGTCACGCCAGAACGGCTGA
- a CDS encoding DUF3040 domain-containing protein, whose product MPLSEHEQRMLEQMERALYAEDPKFATALEGSGLRTYTRRRVYQAVVGFLVGIALLMAGMVAVQIWLSVVGFLVMLSCAVLAVTGWRKAPKPGEQPTVPGSPAARRQSRQRRSMMDRIEQRWQRRRDEQGGN is encoded by the coding sequence GTGCCGCTCTCGGAGCACGAGCAGCGAATGCTCGAGCAGATGGAGCGAGCGCTGTACGCCGAAGATCCCAAGTTCGCGACAGCGCTTGAGGGAAGCGGGCTGCGTACGTACACCCGGCGACGGGTCTACCAGGCGGTCGTCGGCTTCCTGGTTGGTATTGCGCTCCTCATGGCTGGAATGGTCGCGGTTCAGATCTGGCTGAGCGTGGTGGGCTTCCTCGTCATGCTGAGCTGTGCGGTGCTCGCCGTCACCGGTTGGCGCAAAGCTCCCAAGCCGGGTGAGCAGCCGACCGTGCCGGGCTCGCCCGCAGCTCGTCGGCAGAGCCGGCAACGCCGTTCCATGATGGACCGCATCGAGCAGCGCTGGCAGCGTCGTCGCGACGAGCAGGGCGGCAACTGA
- a CDS encoding class I SAM-dependent methyltransferase, whose protein sequence is MSDPMRPRASLRTAVVWEVLRDALDRQVKAAGRESLDVLDTGGGSGNFAVPVARLGHRVTVVDPSPNALFALERRAAEAGVADRVQGVQGDAHGLFDVVERGRYDAVLCHGVLEYVDDPAEGVRNVVDALRPEGVLSLLAAGLGGAVLARALAGHFKEARHALDDPDGRWGESDPVPHRFTADQLTSLVAGAGLHVAAVHGVRVFADLVPGVLVDTEPGALEALLKLEAAAAELTAFHSVATQLHVLGEAREATED, encoded by the coding sequence GTGTCGGACCCGATGCGCCCCCGCGCTTCTCTCCGTACCGCCGTGGTCTGGGAGGTCCTGAGGGACGCCCTGGACCGTCAGGTCAAGGCCGCTGGGCGGGAGTCGCTCGACGTACTCGACACGGGCGGCGGCAGTGGCAACTTCGCCGTGCCCGTGGCCCGCCTCGGCCACCGTGTCACCGTCGTCGACCCCAGCCCGAACGCGCTGTTCGCGCTGGAGCGGCGCGCCGCCGAGGCCGGCGTCGCCGACCGCGTGCAGGGTGTCCAGGGCGACGCCCACGGCCTCTTCGACGTGGTCGAGCGAGGCCGCTACGACGCCGTGCTGTGCCACGGCGTCCTCGAGTACGTGGACGATCCGGCCGAGGGCGTCCGCAACGTCGTGGACGCGCTGCGCCCCGAGGGTGTGCTCAGCCTCCTCGCCGCGGGCCTGGGCGGTGCCGTGCTGGCCCGCGCCCTCGCCGGGCACTTCAAGGAGGCCCGGCACGCGCTCGACGACCCGGACGGACGCTGGGGCGAGAGTGATCCCGTTCCGCACCGGTTCACCGCCGACCAGCTCACCTCCCTGGTCGCGGGCGCCGGCCTGCACGTCGCCGCCGTGCACGGCGTACGGGTCTTCGCGGACCTGGTGCCGGGGGTCCTGGTGGACACCGAGCCGGGTGCGCTGGAGGCACTGCTGAAGCTGGAGGCGGCGGCGGCCGAGCTGACCGCGTTCCACTCCGTGGCCACGCAGCTCCATGTGCTCGGTGAGGCCCGAGAGGCCACGGAGGACTGA
- a CDS encoding SAV_6107 family HEPN domain-containing protein — translation MANTSAAAARRRRATGPAPSLTTGPAGDVHPVLRRATAPPAALDLLSQARAGLDEATALETSNERYATAHLAALRTAAAVLAARARPEPSSRRRARIRSAWEVLPEIAPELTEWSALFASGATRRARAEAGIQGAATTRDADDLIRDVAMFLRLVERMLALQPVLPQPRQDGDRDQSRDRDRTDGADREVPDAG, via the coding sequence ATGGCCAACACTTCCGCAGCCGCCGCCCGTCGGCGCCGCGCCACCGGCCCTGCCCCCTCACTGACCACCGGACCGGCGGGCGACGTCCACCCCGTGCTCCGCCGGGCCACGGCCCCGCCCGCCGCCCTCGACCTGCTCTCCCAGGCCCGCGCCGGACTTGACGAGGCGACGGCACTGGAGACGTCCAACGAGCGTTACGCGACGGCCCATTTGGCCGCGCTGCGCACCGCCGCCGCCGTCCTCGCCGCGCGTGCCCGCCCGGAGCCCTCGTCGCGGCGCAGAGCCCGAATCCGCAGCGCCTGGGAAGTCCTCCCGGAGATCGCTCCCGAACTGACCGAGTGGAGCGCCCTGTTCGCCTCCGGGGCCACCCGCCGTGCCCGCGCGGAGGCCGGCATCCAGGGGGCGGCCACGACCCGTGACGCCGACGACCTGATACGCGACGTCGCCATGTTCCTGCGCCTGGTCGAGCGGATGCTGGCGTTGCAGCCCGTGCTGCCCCAGCCGCGCCAGGACGGAGACCGGGACCAGAGCCGGGACCGGGACCGGACGGACGGCGCGGACAGGGAGGTTCCGGACGCGGGTTGA
- a CDS encoding ATP-binding cassette domain-containing protein, which yields MDGPHGLRVTAEDFGLEGPRGWAFRGVRLDAEPGSLIAIEGPSGSGRTCLLLALTGRMKATEGTAAVGAARLPKQLAAVRRTSALAHVPGVTDLDPALTVGEHLRERALLQRRFGGSLRALLRPRGERAGEAAARIDAALAAAGLDPDTLPKGPRTAVRDLERVETLRLSLALALIGRPRLLGVDDTDLKLSDAERSEVWALLTSLTESGTTVVAVCSEAPEGAVVVSTTPVATAGTACEEAPGTVPPATPATPSEDGVGTADMTTDANKDADVDADAGANKHADQDPDADADPVANKDADTATTPAADSDSDSDSGNRDRKTADALA from the coding sequence GTGGACGGTCCGCACGGACTGCGTGTCACGGCCGAGGACTTCGGACTCGAGGGACCCCGCGGGTGGGCTTTCCGCGGGGTCCGTCTCGATGCGGAACCCGGATCGCTCATCGCGATCGAGGGGCCGTCGGGATCCGGCCGCACGTGCCTGCTGCTCGCCCTCACGGGCCGGATGAAGGCCACCGAGGGGACGGCGGCCGTGGGTGCGGCGAGGCTGCCGAAGCAACTGGCCGCGGTGCGCCGGACCAGCGCGCTCGCGCACGTGCCCGGTGTCACGGACCTCGACCCCGCGCTGACCGTCGGGGAGCACTTGCGGGAACGAGCCCTGCTCCAGCGGCGGTTCGGGGGTTCGCTGCGCGCCCTGCTGCGGCCTCGCGGCGAGCGGGCGGGAGAGGCCGCGGCACGGATCGACGCCGCGCTGGCCGCCGCCGGGCTCGACCCGGACACCCTGCCCAAGGGACCGAGGACCGCGGTACGCGATCTGGAACGGGTCGAGACGCTGCGGCTGTCCCTCGCGCTGGCCCTGATCGGCCGCCCGAGGCTGCTCGGCGTCGACGACACCGACCTCAAGCTCTCGGACGCCGAACGGTCCGAGGTCTGGGCCCTGTTGACGTCTCTCACCGAGTCCGGAACGACGGTCGTGGCGGTGTGCAGCGAGGCTCCCGAGGGCGCCGTCGTCGTCTCCACCACGCCGGTCGCCACGGCGGGGACCGCCTGCGAAGAGGCCCCCGGCACCGTCCCGCCCGCCACGCCCGCCACGCCATCCGAGGACGGCGTCGGCACCGCCGACATGACCACCGACGCAAACAAAGACGCGGACGTAGACGCGGACGCGGGCGCAAACAAGCACGCGGACCAGGACCCGGACGCTGACGCGGACCCGGTCGCGAACAAAGACGCAGACACCGCCACCACCCCCGCCGCCGACAGCGACAGCGACAGCGACAGCGGGAACCGCGACAGGAAGACGGCCGATGCGCTCGCCTGA
- a CDS encoding YhgE/Pip domain-containing protein: MRSPELALLELRRFGRGKLPRAALVALLLLPLLYGALYLWSFWDPYSRLDRIPVALVNADEGATADGRRVTVGDTITKGLRDSDTFEWHEVSPAEARRGVEDGTYYLSLTMPGDFSRRIASSSGTSPETSALQVRTNDANNYIVGQISRTVFSEVRTAASTKASRSFLDKIFISFSDIHGKTVQAADGADRLNSGIGRAKQGSKDLADGLKEAKQGSGKLSGGLRKLTTGAGDLEDGSRQVADGTRALADKVDGVADKVGPFLEDNEKSIGDTARLVADSAAGIRHNLDTLVKTAPAAAKGARTASDALNAVHRSRCETLPVPDPACPELTKAAEAASDVVKVADDVNALIGDQDGDLVELDKNLATLEKQARALADRSPHLAEDLDDAVSKIDKLNEGAAAVARGSKRLHSGLGTARTGAATLDKGVGRLKTGAGDLDGGLYKLVGGSGKLAGGLHDGAERIPDYDKPDRDLRTQVMADPVQMASRDLHKAPNYGTGFAPYFIPLSLWVGAMVAYMLIQPLNRRALAAGASAWRIALAGWLPVVVVGILQTAALMAVLHWAIGLQMVRAAGTVGFLFLVTACFAAIVQWLNARFGAAGRILVLAFLMLQLTSAGGTYPVQTSPGFFNAIHPFLPMSYIVEALRRLITGGGLEPVRTACAVLTAFTVGALALTALTARRRQVWTLDRLHPELSL, from the coding sequence ATGCGCTCGCCTGAACTGGCCCTTCTCGAACTCCGCCGCTTCGGCCGGGGCAAGCTCCCGCGCGCCGCCCTGGTCGCGCTTCTGCTGCTGCCCCTGCTCTACGGCGCCCTCTATCTGTGGTCGTTCTGGGACCCGTACAGCCGTCTCGACCGCATCCCCGTGGCACTGGTGAACGCCGACGAGGGAGCGACGGCCGACGGCCGCAGGGTCACCGTCGGGGACACCATCACCAAGGGGCTGCGCGACAGCGACACCTTCGAGTGGCACGAGGTGAGCCCTGCCGAGGCCCGCCGGGGCGTGGAGGACGGCACGTACTACCTGTCGCTGACCATGCCGGGCGACTTCAGCAGAAGGATCGCGTCCAGCTCCGGGACCTCCCCCGAGACGAGCGCGCTCCAGGTGCGGACCAACGACGCGAACAACTACATCGTCGGACAGATCTCCCGCACGGTGTTCAGCGAGGTACGGACGGCCGCCTCCACGAAGGCCTCGCGTTCGTTCCTCGACAAGATCTTCATCTCGTTCTCGGACATCCACGGGAAGACCGTGCAGGCGGCCGACGGCGCCGACCGGCTCAACAGCGGCATCGGCAGGGCCAAGCAGGGCTCCAAAGATCTCGCCGACGGCCTGAAGGAGGCCAAGCAGGGCAGCGGAAAGCTCTCCGGGGGCCTCCGGAAGCTCACCACGGGCGCGGGCGACCTGGAGGACGGTTCGCGGCAGGTCGCGGACGGCACCCGGGCGCTGGCCGACAAGGTCGACGGGGTCGCGGACAAGGTGGGCCCCTTCCTGGAGGACAACGAGAAGTCGATCGGCGACACCGCACGGCTGGTCGCCGACTCCGCCGCGGGGATCCGCCACAACCTCGACACCCTGGTGAAGACCGCTCCGGCCGCGGCCAAGGGCGCGCGCACCGCTTCCGACGCGCTGAACGCCGTCCACCGCTCGCGGTGCGAGACCCTGCCGGTCCCCGACCCGGCGTGTCCCGAGCTGACGAAGGCGGCGGAGGCCGCCTCGGACGTCGTCAAGGTCGCCGACGACGTGAACGCCCTGATCGGCGACCAGGACGGCGACCTCGTCGAACTGGACAAGAACCTGGCGACGCTGGAGAAGCAGGCGCGCGCCCTCGCCGATCGCTCGCCGCATCTCGCCGAGGACCTCGACGACGCCGTCTCCAAGATCGACAAGCTGAACGAGGGCGCCGCCGCGGTCGCCAGGGGCTCGAAGCGGCTGCACTCCGGTCTCGGCACCGCCAGGACCGGTGCGGCGACCCTCGACAAGGGCGTCGGCCGGCTGAAGACCGGTGCGGGCGACCTCGACGGCGGCCTGTACAAGCTCGTCGGCGGCTCCGGGAAGCTGGCGGGCGGCCTGCACGACGGCGCCGAGCGGATCCCCGACTACGACAAGCCCGACCGCGATCTGCGCACCCAGGTCATGGCCGACCCGGTGCAGATGGCCTCCAGGGACCTGCACAAGGCGCCCAACTACGGCACGGGATTCGCCCCGTACTTCATTCCGTTGTCCCTGTGGGTCGGCGCGATGGTGGCGTACATGCTGATCCAGCCGCTGAACCGGCGCGCGCTCGCGGCGGGCGCCTCGGCGTGGCGCATCGCGCTGGCGGGCTGGCTTCCGGTCGTCGTCGTCGGCATCCTTCAGACGGCCGCCCTGATGGCGGTGCTGCACTGGGCGATCGGGCTCCAGATGGTCCGTGCGGCGGGAACGGTCGGCTTCCTGTTCCTGGTGACGGCCTGCTTCGCGGCGATCGTGCAGTGGCTGAACGCCCGCTTCGGAGCCGCGGGCCGGATCCTCGTCCTGGCCTTCCTGATGCTCCAGCTGACGTCGGCGGGCGGCACGTACCCCGTCCAGACCAGTCCGGGCTTCTTCAACGCGATCCACCCCTTCCTGCCGATGAGTTACATCGTCGAGGCGCTCCGCAGGCTCATCACCGGCGGCGGCCTGGAGCCGGTACGGACCGCGTGCGCCGTCCTGACGGCCTTCACGGTGGGCGCGCTCGCGCTCACCGCCCTGACGGCCCGGCGCAGGCAGGTCTGGACCCTCGACCGGCTGCATCCGGAGCTGAGCCTGTGA
- a CDS encoding TetR/AcrR family transcriptional regulator produces the protein MESSSTTAGGGSRREATRQKLYEAAVTLIAEQGFSATTVDEIAERAGVAKGTVYYNFASKSVLFEELLRHGVGLLTASLREAAEKTDRDGGSKVDALDAMIRAGLEFINRYPAFTQLYVAELWRTNRAWQSTLMVVRQQAVAVVEGVLRDAVAGGELSDEIDIPLTAAALVGMVLVAALDWQAFQPERSLDDVHAALSRLLQGRVSGHR, from the coding sequence ATGGAAAGCAGCAGCACCACGGCGGGCGGCGGCAGCCGTCGCGAGGCGACCCGGCAGAAGCTCTACGAGGCGGCCGTCACCCTGATCGCCGAACAGGGCTTCTCCGCCACCACGGTGGACGAGATCGCCGAGCGGGCCGGGGTCGCGAAGGGCACGGTCTACTACAACTTCGCGAGCAAATCGGTCCTCTTCGAAGAGCTGCTGCGCCATGGCGTCGGGCTCCTCACCGCCTCGCTGCGGGAGGCGGCGGAGAAGACCGACCGGGACGGCGGCAGCAAGGTCGACGCACTGGACGCGATGATCCGGGCCGGGCTCGAATTCATCAACCGCTATCCGGCGTTCACCCAGCTCTACGTGGCGGAGCTCTGGCGTACCAACCGGGCCTGGCAGTCCACCCTGATGGTGGTGCGGCAGCAGGCGGTGGCGGTCGTCGAGGGCGTTCTGCGCGACGCGGTGGCGGGCGGGGAACTCAGCGACGAGATCGACATTCCGCTGACCGCGGCGGCGCTGGTCGGGATGGTCCTCGTGGCCGCCCTGGACTGGCAGGCCTTCCAGCCGGAGCGCTCCCTGGACGACGTGCACGCGGCACTGTCCCGGCTGCTCCAGGGGCGGGTGAGCGGCCACCGCTGA
- a CDS encoding DUF4126 domain-containing protein codes for MSVLPLVFTSGWASGVNAYAVVLLLGLFGATGLSDDVPEALQRPEILVTVGVLFLCEAVADKIPYVDSVWDSVHTVIRPAAGAWVGALLAGQSGSVSDLTAALLGGSTALASHTVKAGTRMAVNTSPEPFSNIAVSTVEDLGVAGVVTLALFHPWAAAVVAGALLFTGLTALCFLLSRVRRFLRRRARRREERRTAAAVERPPGGAPYADRD; via the coding sequence GTGTCCGTACTCCCCCTGGTCTTCACCAGCGGCTGGGCCAGCGGCGTCAACGCGTACGCGGTCGTGCTGCTCCTCGGCCTCTTCGGCGCCACCGGGCTGAGCGACGACGTCCCGGAGGCCCTGCAACGCCCTGAGATCCTGGTCACAGTCGGCGTTCTCTTCCTCTGCGAGGCGGTCGCCGACAAGATCCCGTACGTCGACTCGGTGTGGGACTCCGTGCACACCGTGATCCGGCCGGCGGCGGGTGCCTGGGTCGGGGCGCTGCTCGCCGGGCAGAGCGGCTCGGTCTCGGATCTGACGGCGGCCCTGCTCGGCGGTTCGACGGCGCTGGCGAGCCACACGGTCAAGGCCGGGACACGGATGGCGGTCAACACCTCGCCGGAGCCGTTCAGCAACATCGCCGTGAGCACCGTCGAGGATCTCGGGGTCGCGGGCGTCGTCACGCTCGCGCTCTTCCATCCCTGGGCCGCGGCGGTCGTGGCCGGTGCCCTGCTCTTCACCGGGCTCACGGCGCTCTGCTTCCTTCTCTCGCGCGTCAGACGGTTCCTGCGCCGCCGGGCGCGGCGCCGGGAGGAACGGCGGACGGCCGCGGCGGTGGAGCGGCCACCCGGCGGGGCGCCGTACGCGGACCGCGACTGA